One Desulfobulbus propionicus DSM 2032 DNA segment encodes these proteins:
- a CDS encoding SH3 domain-containing protein: MTFRPLIKTIPLSLLASAFAVSTVLGAEYVSVVKDGVNLRSGPNTNTDILYQLPSGYPLEILSKEGQWLKVSDYEGDKGYITESLVSKTPYVIVKVKECNIRSGPSANDSVVGKGVKDVIFKKVEQKGDWIKISHPDLTGWVQKDLVWP, encoded by the coding sequence ATGACCTTTCGACCGTTGATTAAGACGATACCATTGAGTTTGCTGGCCTCTGCCTTTGCTGTGAGCACCGTTCTGGGCGCGGAGTATGTCAGCGTCGTCAAGGATGGAGTCAATCTCCGTTCCGGCCCCAACACCAACACCGACATTCTCTATCAGTTGCCTTCGGGCTACCCGCTTGAAATTCTCAGCAAAGAGGGACAGTGGTTGAAGGTCAGCGATTACGAGGGTGACAAGGGTTATATCACCGAATCGTTGGTCAGCAAAACGCCCTACGTGATTGTCAAGGTGAAGGAATGCAATATCCGCAGCGGCCCCAGCGCCAATGACTCGGTGGTGGGTAAGGGGGTCAAGGACGTGATCTTCAAGAAGGTCGAGCAGAAGGGGGACTGGATCAAGATCTCTCACCCCGATCTCACTGGCTGGGTGCAGAAAGATCTTGTCTGGCCCTGA
- a CDS encoding TlyA family RNA methyltransferase — protein MAGKQKQRLDLLLVERGMADNIDHARRLIGAGQVLVNDQCLDKAGAQVAATSHVSVKGGKRFVSRGGDKLETGLTGLAITPHDWVCADIGSSTGGFTDCLLQHGARRVYCVDVGYGLLDWKLRNDQRVVVLERTNARHLTTHHIPKCLDLAVIDASFISLEPLLPPLIPLFKGVVRIVALVKPQFQLPRELVDDGGIVSDELLHRQALHMVQQFGQRLGLGCERIIASGVKGAKGNQEYFMLLTGSAVTGDNGTQILDKGDRDDLSTVD, from the coding sequence TTGGCGGGAAAACAGAAACAACGGCTTGATCTCCTGCTCGTCGAGCGGGGGATGGCCGACAATATCGACCACGCCAGGCGGCTAATCGGCGCGGGGCAGGTATTGGTAAACGATCAATGCCTGGACAAGGCCGGCGCGCAGGTCGCGGCCACCTCCCATGTTTCGGTCAAAGGGGGGAAACGCTTTGTCAGTCGCGGTGGCGATAAGTTGGAAACCGGTCTGACCGGTTTGGCGATCACTCCCCACGACTGGGTCTGCGCCGATATCGGCAGTTCCACCGGTGGATTCACCGACTGCCTGCTGCAGCACGGTGCACGCAGGGTCTACTGTGTTGACGTGGGCTATGGACTGCTGGATTGGAAACTGCGCAACGACCAGCGGGTGGTGGTGCTCGAACGGACCAATGCCCGCCATCTGACCACGCACCACATACCGAAATGCCTCGATCTGGCCGTGATCGATGCTTCGTTTATCTCGCTCGAACCGCTTTTGCCTCCCCTCATCCCGCTTTTTAAAGGCGTTGTTCGCATTGTGGCTCTGGTCAAGCCGCAGTTTCAACTGCCCCGCGAGCTGGTGGACGATGGGGGGATTGTCAGCGACGAGCTGTTGCACCGGCAGGCCCTGCACATGGTGCAACAGTTCGGGCAACGGTTGGGGCTGGGGTGTGAACGCATCATCGCCTCCGGCGTCAAGGGGGCCAAGGGCAATCAAGAGTATTTTATGTTATTGACCGGTTCCGCCGTCACAGGGGACAATGGAACGCAAATTTTGGACAAAGGAGATCGTGATGACCTTTCGACCGTTGATTAA
- a CDS encoding tetratricopeptide repeat protein — protein MKTIRNIAVAGCSLMLLTQCASQDEVQNLQYQLRAMNQKLEDVKSNTVNQMQKKQASSVSKIDQVEDETLRIKSSIEENASQTSQFREQVNQNIANLQSSMENARTDQDAKISELSQKVAVLEEKISLISENFTKIQQDKINEAEKRAQAAAQKAEAAKQRAASAASSAAPVATTAVSPASAPSSSAFVKVEPGSKKTKVASTASSQTTAATTTMPTTTKKAAEQPAAQTAAAAPPASTKAASSAAPEEKSQAASSSSDPFSQGMNQYKGKNYKEAYKSFEQSLSTNPNGSQAAKSLYYMGESLYNQGEYDLAILDYQKVISNHGKDALAPAALLKQGMSFEKLTDHETAKIIYKKLISDHGGSAEASQAKERLGKL, from the coding sequence ATGAAAACCATAAGAAATATCGCGGTGGCGGGTTGCTCGCTGATGCTGTTGACCCAATGTGCCTCACAGGATGAAGTGCAAAATTTGCAGTACCAGCTTCGAGCGATGAATCAAAAGCTTGAAGACGTGAAAAGCAACACGGTTAACCAAATGCAGAAGAAGCAGGCCAGTTCGGTAAGCAAGATTGATCAGGTCGAGGACGAAACCTTGCGGATCAAGTCAAGCATCGAGGAGAACGCCTCCCAGACCAGCCAGTTCCGTGAACAGGTCAATCAGAATATCGCCAATCTGCAGTCCTCCATGGAGAATGCGCGGACAGATCAGGATGCCAAAATCTCTGAGCTCAGTCAAAAGGTAGCAGTACTGGAAGAGAAAATTTCGCTCATTAGTGAAAATTTTACAAAAATTCAGCAAGATAAAATTAATGAAGCGGAAAAGCGCGCCCAGGCGGCCGCGCAAAAGGCGGAAGCCGCCAAACAGCGCGCCGCTTCGGCCGCCAGCTCTGCTGCTCCGGTAGCCACGACAGCGGTGTCGCCAGCTTCCGCTCCATCTTCGAGTGCTTTTGTCAAAGTGGAGCCTGGTTCCAAAAAGACCAAGGTTGCCTCAACGGCGTCGTCCCAGACCACGGCCGCAACCACGACCATGCCCACAACCACGAAAAAGGCCGCCGAACAACCTGCAGCGCAGACGGCGGCAGCCGCACCGCCAGCATCCACCAAAGCCGCATCCTCAGCAGCCCCTGAGGAAAAGAGTCAGGCCGCCTCTTCCTCTTCCGATCCTTTTTCCCAGGGGATGAATCAGTATAAAGGAAAGAACTACAAAGAAGCCTACAAATCCTTCGAACAGTCGTTGTCGACCAACCCCAATGGTTCCCAGGCAGCCAAGTCGCTGTATTACATGGGAGAATCCCTGTACAATCAAGGCGAGTATGACCTGGCCATCCTGGACTATCAAAAAGTCATTTCCAATCACGGCAAGGATGCGCTGGCTCCTGCGGCACTGCTCAAACAAGGGATGTCCTTTGAAAAGCTAACCGACCATGAAACCGCTAAGATCATATATAAAAAATTGATCAGTGACCATGGCGGCAGCGCGGAGGCGTCGCAGGCCAAGGAACGGCTGGGTAAACTGTAG
- the tolB gene encoding Tol-Pal system beta propeller repeat protein TolB translates to MAVSFLSCLSARNLQAEERTYYDISASDVRKIMVAVPNFSGSGGNQGAAVAQLLTKGLELHGFIGVIDSSRYGGSRDADWKSLGADYVVLGQVSGDPAGIAVEGQILDVASNASLAGRRFKGSAAQLEDMTLRLCDTLIQDFTGEMGVARTRIAYVSDATGRKEVYISDILGRHPRQVTRHRALCVSPRFTPDGNYLAYSTYHRGNQDLYITDLRQNTATNALSRRNGLNLAPTFSPDGRTMVVTLSKGGNPDLYSMDRQGNIIRQLTSGAGINVSASYSPDGQTLAFVSDRSGKPNVYVMSAGGGQAKRLTFKCPENSEPVWSPKGDEIAFTGLQGGIYQLFVMDRNGGNVRQLSTGGGNYESPTWSPDGRLLAVTRKSGSRSEICVVSKSGKDVRSLFAMKGNQSYPQWSGRLP, encoded by the coding sequence TTGGCGGTAAGTTTTCTTTCCTGCCTGTCGGCGCGGAATCTTCAAGCGGAAGAACGGACCTATTACGACATCAGTGCGTCCGATGTCCGCAAGATCATGGTCGCAGTGCCCAATTTCAGCGGCAGTGGAGGCAATCAAGGTGCCGCCGTCGCGCAGTTGCTCACCAAGGGGCTTGAGCTGCACGGCTTTATCGGCGTCATCGATTCAAGCCGGTATGGCGGCAGTCGCGATGCGGACTGGAAATCCCTGGGTGCCGACTACGTGGTCCTGGGCCAGGTCAGCGGCGACCCTGCCGGGATTGCAGTCGAAGGACAGATTCTTGACGTGGCCAGCAATGCGTCACTGGCCGGTCGTCGATTCAAAGGGTCCGCCGCCCAACTCGAAGACATGACGTTGCGCTTGTGCGACACCCTGATCCAGGACTTCACTGGAGAGATGGGCGTGGCGCGAACCAGGATAGCCTATGTTTCCGACGCGACAGGACGGAAAGAAGTGTACATTTCCGATATCCTCGGACGACATCCTCGTCAGGTCACTCGTCATCGGGCGCTTTGTGTTTCCCCTCGTTTTACTCCGGATGGCAATTACCTCGCTTACTCGACCTATCATCGGGGAAATCAGGATCTGTACATCACCGATCTGCGGCAGAATACAGCGACCAATGCCCTGTCACGACGTAACGGCTTGAATCTGGCGCCAACCTTTTCCCCCGATGGCCGTACCATGGTTGTCACCTTGAGCAAAGGCGGTAACCCTGATTTGTATTCCATGGATCGTCAAGGCAACATCATCAGGCAATTGACTTCTGGCGCCGGTATCAACGTGTCGGCTTCTTATTCTCCCGACGGCCAAACTCTTGCCTTTGTGTCCGATCGGAGCGGCAAACCCAACGTCTATGTGATGAGTGCCGGAGGTGGCCAAGCCAAACGCCTGACTTTCAAATGTCCTGAAAACAGCGAACCCGTCTGGTCGCCCAAGGGAGATGAGATTGCCTTTACCGGCCTGCAAGGAGGGATCTACCAGCTTTTCGTCATGGACCGCAACGGAGGGAATGTCCGCCAGTTGAGTACCGGCGGCGGCAACTACGAGTCGCCAACATGGTCCCCCGATGGCCGGCTGCTCGCGGTGACTCGAAAGAGTGGCAGCCGATCGGAAATTTGCGTGGTCAGCAAGAGCGGCAAGGATGTTCGATCGCTTTTTGCCATGAAGGGCAATCAATCCTATCCCCAATGGTCGGGCCGATTGCCTTGA
- the tolA gene encoding cell envelope integrity protein TolA, producing the protein MQYTETEFYLLQQETDRRWWLATLLALGVHVAVVLSVVFMPSLFSSKPIVEEVVSVSLVSLPDVGGGGAPPAAAPSAKPSKPAVEKKVEPPSPPPPPPEPAAPPEPASPPQTVAPTPKEKVAVEPETTAPEPVETKDPISLAPEKRKIKKAQDTRLEEEKVKEREQEERKQEEQELQKKIEERKREAEQRKQEEQELQKKIEERKREAERKEVQRREDERKKALAQARLDQIRAENEAREAAAEARELAAQANAANAALAAARADAARKAASMQGAATGTTTGRAAASGIVAQTYGKTAASRINEFWQLPDTRSWDNSLASNVVITINKKGEVVRIQFERRSGDPQFDQLVEKAINRAVPMPPFPALMTEETTEVPCNFNVRELGKLR; encoded by the coding sequence GTGCAGTATACCGAGACGGAATTCTATCTCCTTCAGCAGGAAACCGACAGACGTTGGTGGCTGGCCACATTGCTCGCTCTTGGCGTTCATGTGGCTGTTGTTTTGTCTGTTGTGTTCATGCCTTCACTGTTTTCCTCTAAGCCGATCGTCGAGGAGGTCGTTTCCGTCAGCCTCGTCTCGCTACCGGATGTTGGAGGCGGCGGCGCGCCGCCAGCGGCTGCTCCTTCCGCCAAGCCGAGCAAGCCAGCCGTTGAGAAAAAAGTAGAACCACCATCTCCACCGCCCCCTCCACCAGAACCGGCGGCTCCCCCGGAACCGGCATCTCCGCCACAAACCGTTGCTCCAACCCCCAAGGAAAAGGTGGCTGTGGAGCCCGAAACAACCGCACCAGAGCCGGTGGAAACAAAGGATCCTATTTCGCTTGCGCCCGAAAAACGCAAAATAAAGAAGGCACAGGATACACGGCTGGAAGAGGAGAAAGTCAAGGAGCGCGAGCAGGAAGAACGCAAACAGGAAGAGCAGGAGCTGCAGAAGAAGATCGAAGAGCGCAAGCGCGAGGCTGAGCAGCGTAAACAAGAAGAGCAGGAGCTGCAGAAGAAGATTGAAGAGCGCAAGCGTGAGGCCGAGCGGAAGGAGGTGCAGCGTCGCGAGGACGAACGCAAAAAAGCCCTTGCTCAAGCTCGGCTGGACCAGATTCGGGCGGAAAACGAAGCTCGTGAGGCTGCTGCGGAAGCCAGGGAGCTGGCGGCCCAGGCCAATGCCGCCAATGCCGCTTTGGCTGCGGCGCGAGCGGATGCAGCCCGCAAGGCGGCCTCCATGCAAGGTGCTGCCACTGGTACCACGACCGGTCGGGCCGCAGCCAGTGGTATTGTGGCGCAAACCTACGGCAAAACAGCGGCGTCCCGGATCAATGAATTCTGGCAACTGCCGGACACCCGCAGCTGGGACAACAGTCTGGCCTCCAATGTCGTGATTACCATCAATAAAAAGGGTGAGGTCGTCCGCATTCAATTCGAACGACGTTCGGGAGACCCCCAATTCGATCAGCTGGTGGAAAAGGCGATCAACCGGGCCGTGCCCATGCCGCCATTCCCCGCCCTGATGACCGAGGAGACCACGGAAGTGCCCTGTAATTTTAATGTTCGTGAACTTGGCAAGTTGCGATAG
- the tolR gene encoding protein TolR: MGPLGNNKGKRSIVAEINVTPLVDVMLVLLIIFMVTAPMMTQGLEVELPEATTKALRQQEEPLVVTIRKEGDVYLKKDKVTSESLQQQLRDMPPEVKKEGIYLRADKNVPYGVVTSTMADIHAAGFEKLGMITVPAENEK, translated from the coding sequence ATGGGACCGCTAGGAAACAACAAGGGCAAGCGGAGCATTGTTGCTGAAATCAACGTGACCCCCCTTGTCGATGTCATGCTTGTTCTTCTGATCATTTTCATGGTCACGGCGCCGATGATGACCCAGGGGCTCGAGGTGGAACTTCCGGAAGCCACCACCAAGGCCCTGCGCCAGCAGGAAGAACCGTTGGTGGTCACGATCCGTAAGGAAGGGGATGTGTACCTGAAAAAAGATAAAGTTACCTCGGAAAGTCTCCAGCAACAATTGCGCGATATGCCGCCCGAGGTGAAAAAAGAGGGCATTTATCTGCGGGCGGATAAAAATGTGCCGTACGGCGTGGTCACCTCGACCATGGCGGACATTCATGCCGCGGGTTTTGAAAAGCTGGGAATGATCACTGTTCCAGCTGAAAACGAGAAGTAA
- the tolQ gene encoding protein TolQ, with translation MSLSIFEIMKHAGMMGKLIMLILLIFSVASWSIVIMKFLMFRKARNASLDFLDAFWDSKTLNEAYDAAREYPLSPEATVFVTGYNELKKISAARSAGQALATLETQLATMDNLKRAVRKAQFLESDRLASYISVLATTGSATPFIGLFGTVWGIMASFQSIGERGSASLAVVAPGISEALVATAAGLAVAIPAVIFYNYFSNKVAEFDSNVESFSTDFINLIERDILTRT, from the coding sequence GTGAGTTTGTCTATTTTTGAAATAATGAAGCATGCCGGGATGATGGGCAAATTGATCATGCTCATTTTGCTCATTTTTTCAGTTGCTTCCTGGTCGATTGTCATTATGAAATTTCTCATGTTTCGCAAAGCGCGAAACGCTTCCCTCGATTTTCTCGATGCCTTTTGGGACAGTAAAACCCTGAACGAAGCCTATGACGCTGCTCGGGAATATCCGCTCAGCCCCGAGGCGACCGTTTTTGTCACCGGGTATAACGAGTTGAAAAAAATCAGCGCCGCACGAAGCGCCGGGCAAGCCCTCGCGACATTGGAAACACAGCTGGCGACCATGGACAACCTGAAGCGAGCGGTGCGGAAGGCTCAGTTTCTTGAATCCGACCGCTTGGCGAGTTATATTAGTGTCCTTGCCACCACTGGCAGTGCAACCCCGTTCATCGGTCTGTTCGGTACGGTATGGGGAATCATGGCTTCATTTCAAAGCATCGGCGAGCGGGGATCAGCCTCGCTCGCCGTTGTCGCGCCGGGTATTTCCGAGGCGCTCGTCGCCACAGCAGCCGGTCTTGCCGTTGCTATTCCCGCAGTCATTTTCTACAATTACTTTTCCAATAAGGTGGCTGAATTCGACTCCAACGTCGAGAGTTTCAGTACCGATTTCATCAACCTCATTGAAAGGGACATTCTCACCAGGACGTGA
- a CDS encoding NAD(P)/FAD-dependent oxidoreductase, whose protein sequence is MAEQLYDVVIIGAGPAGLQAAIHATRKKTRVLVLGRAENSALYGAHIENYAFVGGIHTGAELLHIGVEQAKNFGAEISCEDVLKISNINEQFHLKLENGREIATRTLIFCMGVSKKKLGVPGEKELLGRGVSYCVDCDANFYRGAVVTVTGDRSAAVDGALTLLDYASKVYLVTDTLNVSKELLARLKASTVEWIASTVKQVNGERVVQSLVLTNGETLETEGLFIELGSKGALELATQIGVQLDSESCKYIEVNRKQETNIPGIYAAGDIVGPPYQMAKAVGEGCVAGMEAATYARKLRETMG, encoded by the coding sequence ATGGCAGAACAACTGTATGATGTGGTTATTATAGGTGCCGGACCGGCAGGCCTTCAGGCGGCCATTCATGCCACAAGAAAAAAAACCCGCGTATTGGTCTTGGGTCGGGCGGAAAACTCGGCCCTCTATGGCGCCCATATTGAAAATTATGCCTTTGTCGGCGGCATTCATACCGGGGCCGAGTTGCTGCATATTGGTGTCGAGCAGGCAAAAAATTTTGGCGCCGAAATTTCTTGCGAGGATGTGCTCAAAATCTCCAATATCAACGAGCAATTTCATCTTAAGCTGGAAAATGGCCGAGAAATCGCTACGAGGACGCTGATTTTCTGCATGGGGGTTTCCAAGAAAAAGCTCGGAGTTCCCGGCGAGAAGGAACTGCTGGGTCGAGGCGTTTCCTATTGTGTCGATTGCGATGCCAATTTCTATCGCGGAGCGGTCGTGACCGTAACCGGTGACCGGAGCGCCGCCGTTGATGGGGCGTTGACCTTGCTTGATTACGCCTCAAAGGTCTACCTGGTCACGGACACGTTGAATGTCTCCAAGGAATTGCTCGCCCGTCTCAAGGCAAGCACGGTAGAATGGATTGCAAGTACCGTCAAGCAGGTCAATGGCGAACGCGTTGTGCAGTCGCTCGTGCTGACCAACGGAGAAACCCTGGAAACAGAAGGGCTCTTCATCGAGCTTGGCTCCAAGGGCGCATTGGAACTCGCCACACAGATCGGAGTGCAGCTCGATAGCGAATCCTGCAAATATATCGAAGTCAACCGGAAGCAGGAAACCAACATCCCTGGAATTTACGCGGCGGGAGACATTGTCGGCCCCCCTTATCAGATGGCCAAGGCCGTCGGCGAGGGATGCGTCGCCGGCATGGAGGCGGCCACCTATGCGCGGAAACTGCGTGAGACTATGGGATAA
- a CDS encoding DUF615 domain-containing protein, producing MQVSRSEQKRRIKEIEQLVAELVRLPPQVLDHVAGLEELKPIFRETAGLKGSARQRQIKYLTKLLQEHSLEPLYAVVGRHRGKFLAERKQLHTLEFFRDTLINEALETQRACQERNMEWGENWSSRTLVELKAQLPEIDVLTLSRLSYLFARTRNPRHSREIFRYLKSIHESRQRANESLVKE from the coding sequence ATGCAGGTAAGCCGGTCGGAACAAAAAAGGCGAATCAAGGAAATTGAACAACTGGTGGCCGAACTGGTTCGGTTGCCGCCCCAGGTGCTTGATCACGTGGCTGGTCTGGAGGAATTGAAACCCATTTTTCGGGAAACCGCTGGGCTGAAAGGAAGTGCCAGGCAGCGTCAAATCAAGTATCTCACCAAACTGCTTCAGGAGCATTCGCTTGAACCCCTGTATGCCGTGGTCGGCCGACATCGCGGCAAGTTCTTGGCAGAACGGAAGCAGTTGCACACTCTCGAGTTTTTCCGCGACACGCTCATCAACGAAGCCTTGGAAACACAGCGGGCATGTCAAGAGCGCAACATGGAATGGGGAGAAAATTGGTCAAGCCGGACCTTGGTGGAACTCAAGGCGCAGTTGCCTGAAATCGATGTGCTGACGTTGTCACGGCTGTCCTACCTGTTTGCCCGCACGAGAAACCCCCGGCATAGCCGGGAGATTTTCCGTTATCTCAAATCCATTCACGAGTCGCGCCAGCGTGCGAACGAGTCGCTGGTGAAGGAATGA
- the coaBC gene encoding bifunctional phosphopantothenoylcysteine decarboxylase/phosphopantothenate--cysteine ligase CoaBC gives MSGLQGKNILLGVTGSIAAYKAAQWVRELVKEEAVVTVLMTGAAEKFVAPLTFSALSGNPVYRDMFDESPDRVMAHINLSREADALVIAPATAQTIARLAGGWADTLLAAVVLAAQVPVVICPAMNSSMLAHPATQENMNRLRQFGYHLVQPGSGALACGETGDGRLAEWEAAREALLFLLGPADLKGKSVLITAGPTREPIDPVRFLSNRSSGKMGFALAQAAQRRGAAVTLVTGPVALADPWGIDVIRVTTAEEMAAAVLGQAPAMDVIIKSAAVADFRPASCQSLKIKKTNQGLRLDLIKNRDILAELGHRRQPHQVLVGFAAESHDHLSEGQRKLREKNLDLIVVNDILGSETGFDVATNQVTLIGRKEIHPLPLLSKEATADRILDRVVTLLGEKAIKE, from the coding sequence ATGTCGGGTCTGCAAGGAAAGAATATTCTGCTGGGAGTGACCGGGTCGATCGCCGCCTATAAGGCGGCCCAGTGGGTGCGGGAACTGGTCAAGGAAGAAGCGGTGGTGACCGTGCTCATGACCGGGGCCGCCGAGAAGTTTGTCGCCCCATTGACCTTTTCGGCTCTCTCCGGTAATCCCGTCTACCGCGACATGTTTGATGAATCACCCGATCGGGTCATGGCGCACATCAATCTGTCCCGGGAAGCGGATGCGCTTGTCATCGCGCCAGCAACCGCGCAGACTATCGCCCGGCTTGCCGGTGGTTGGGCTGATACCCTGTTGGCGGCCGTGGTCCTTGCTGCCCAGGTTCCGGTGGTGATCTGTCCGGCAATGAATTCCTCGATGCTGGCCCACCCCGCCACCCAGGAAAACATGAACCGCTTGCGGCAATTTGGCTATCATCTGGTGCAACCGGGGAGTGGCGCCTTGGCTTGCGGGGAAACCGGAGACGGACGGTTGGCCGAATGGGAGGCCGCGCGGGAGGCCCTGCTTTTTCTTTTGGGGCCAGCCGATCTCAAAGGCAAGAGCGTTTTGATCACTGCAGGGCCAACCCGTGAACCTATCGATCCCGTACGCTTCCTCAGCAACCGTTCCAGCGGCAAGATGGGGTTTGCCCTGGCGCAAGCCGCGCAACGCAGGGGAGCGGCGGTGACCTTGGTCACCGGGCCGGTGGCGCTTGCCGATCCATGGGGCATTGACGTGATTCGGGTAACGACCGCAGAGGAAATGGCAGCCGCAGTGCTCGGACAGGCTCCTGCCATGGATGTGATCATCAAATCCGCAGCGGTCGCTGATTTTCGGCCAGCAAGCTGCCAATCCTTGAAAATCAAGAAAACGAACCAAGGGTTGCGGCTCGATTTGATCAAGAACAGGGATATACTGGCCGAGCTCGGCCATCGTCGCCAACCGCATCAGGTTCTTGTCGGCTTCGCTGCCGAGAGCCACGATCACCTGTCCGAAGGACAGCGAAAACTCCGGGAAAAAAACCTGGATCTGATCGTGGTCAATGATATTCTTGGTTCGGAAACCGGGTTCGATGTGGCAACCAATCAGGTTACGTTGATCGGACGGAAGGAAATCCATCCCTTGCCGCTGCTGAGCAAGGAAGCCACAGCCGATCGCATTTTGGACAGGGTTGTCACCCTGCTCGGCGAAAAGGCCATCAAGGAGTAA
- a CDS encoding TatD family hydrolase, with protein sequence MKLNNTPLPQLDSSAELIDTHCHLDMEEYQADLETVIQAAAQHGIRRIITIGIDLASSCRAVSLAQQHAGVFATVGIHPHDADQANRETLKQLADLAKNARVVGYGEIGLDYAKKYAPAEVQRKAFAAQLQLAKTLDLPVVIHDRDAHQDVARLIRSAGPFPRGGVMHCFSGDRRLAEEMVDCGFFLSIPGIVTFANAATLHDVIRAIDLDHLLLETDGPFLAPVPYRGKRNEPKLMLYTAQMVASLKQVSLEEVARATTTNAVRLFHLPEVRHDCR encoded by the coding sequence ATGAAGCTCAACAACACCCCCTTGCCCCAACTCGACAGTTCCGCCGAACTCATCGACACCCATTGCCATCTTGACATGGAAGAGTACCAAGCCGATCTCGAAACAGTGATTCAGGCGGCGGCGCAACACGGCATCCGCCGAATCATCACCATAGGGATTGATCTTGCCAGTTCCTGCCGGGCGGTCTCCCTTGCTCAGCAACATGCCGGAGTCTTTGCCACCGTGGGCATTCATCCCCATGACGCCGACCAGGCGAACCGGGAGACGCTCAAGCAGCTTGCCGATCTGGCAAAAAATGCCCGCGTGGTCGGTTACGGCGAGATCGGCCTGGATTATGCCAAGAAATATGCGCCCGCGGAGGTCCAGCGCAAGGCCTTCGCTGCGCAACTTCAACTGGCCAAGACACTTGATCTGCCGGTGGTGATTCACGACCGGGACGCCCATCAAGATGTGGCCCGTTTGATTCGATCTGCAGGCCCCTTTCCCCGGGGAGGCGTGATGCACTGCTTCTCCGGAGACAGACGATTGGCGGAGGAGATGGTTGATTGCGGTTTTTTCCTCTCCATTCCAGGCATTGTCACCTTTGCCAATGCGGCAACGTTGCACGACGTCATCCGGGCGATTGACCTCGATCACCTGCTGCTGGAAACCGATGGACCCTTCCTTGCCCCCGTGCCCTATCGAGGCAAAAGAAATGAACCGAAATTGATGCTTTACACCGCGCAAATGGTCGCATCGCTCAAGCAGGTTTCCCTGGAGGAAGTGGCCAGGGCAACCACGACCAACGCGGTCCGCCTTTTTCACCTGCCCGAGGTTCGCCATGATTGTCGATAA
- a CDS encoding YggS family pyridoxal phosphate-dependent enzyme produces MIVDNLTRILTTIATAARRSGRHPDTVQLVAVSKQVGVEAICEAVAGGQMLFGENYLQEAADKIPQLPPTVQWHFIGHLQSNKAAQVAELFTMVETVDRFKVAKALDLHAKRLDKHLSILIQVNIGREKQKSGVMPEETTELLHAISAETNLRVRGLMALPPFFSDPEKSRPYFRALRELAQQLAVKKLFHDNDAIELSMGMSNDYPVAIEEGATIVRVGTALFGSRMKEGVEKK; encoded by the coding sequence ATGATTGTCGATAATCTTACCCGAATTTTGACCACCATCGCGACAGCAGCGCGCAGATCAGGAAGGCATCCAGATACCGTCCAGTTGGTAGCGGTCAGTAAACAAGTCGGAGTAGAAGCCATTTGCGAGGCGGTCGCGGGCGGGCAAATGCTGTTCGGAGAAAACTATCTCCAGGAGGCAGCGGACAAAATCCCTCAATTGCCGCCCACGGTTCAGTGGCATTTCATCGGTCATCTGCAAAGCAATAAAGCGGCACAAGTGGCGGAACTCTTTACCATGGTGGAGACGGTCGATCGCTTCAAAGTCGCCAAGGCGCTCGATCTGCATGCCAAGCGATTAGACAAGCACCTGTCCATCCTCATCCAGGTCAATATCGGCCGGGAAAAACAGAAATCCGGGGTAATGCCCGAGGAAACAACAGAGCTTCTGCACGCCATCAGCGCGGAAACCAATCTTCGTGTTCGCGGTCTGATGGCGCTGCCCCCCTTTTTCTCCGATCCAGAAAAAAGCCGTCCCTATTTTCGCGCGCTCAGAGAACTCGCCCAACAGCTGGCCGTAAAAAAATTATTCCATGACAACGACGCTATTGAACTTTCCATGGGGATGTCCAACGATTATCCTGTGGCGATCGAGGAAGGGGCAACCATTGTCCGCGTCGGAACAGCGCTGTTTGGCAGCAGAATGAAAGAAGGAGTTGAAAAAAAATGA